A DNA window from Onthophagus taurus isolate NC chromosome 1, IU_Otau_3.0, whole genome shotgun sequence contains the following coding sequences:
- the LOC111417254 gene encoding cytochrome c oxidase subunit 5A, mitochondrial, with amino-acid sequence MFRTALIRATSSLRSVNGQKPAVSLISSRFMSKESTETDDQLDARYESYFNRKDLDGWEIRKGMNDICGMDLVPEPKIIIAALKACRRVNDYALAIRFIEAVKDKCGGKVNEIYPYIVQEIQPTLTELGLETPEQLGFDKPELALESTDEMH; translated from the coding sequence ATGTTTCGTACGGCATTAATTCGTGCTACGTCTTCTTTAAGATCAGTAAATGGTCAAAAACCGGCcgtttccttaatttcaagTCGGTTTATGTCGAAAGAAAGTACTGAAACCGACGATCAATTGGATGCAAGGTATGAATCCTATTTTAATCGTAAAGATTTGGATGGATGGGAAATTCGTAAAGGAATGAACGATATTTGCGGTATGGATTTGGTCCCCGAGCCGAAAATCATCATTGCCGCCTTGAAAGCTTGCAGAAGGGTTAACGATTACGCCCTTGCGATTAGATTTATCGAAGCTGTTAAGGATAAATGTGGAGGAAAAGTAAACGAAATTTATCCATACATCGTACAGGAAATTCAACCAACTTTAACAGAACTTGGTTTGGAAACCCCAGAACAATTAGGTTTTGATAAACCTGAGTTAGCATTGGAAAGCACCGATGAAATGCATTAG
- the LOC111417248 gene encoding uncharacterized protein: MILFVSDSDVMELNDGLDQLVLNEQQQSQASSSVSEESSSKSLEMDQVKIRRSTRIINKSIPIPKIEIKTVVKSQWKTTNTEQELAKIYLEGKGVAKKKTASLETIFEEPKIVNNSPQYTSGKKFRRMISFHESGSVIAQHRVKKRHMKAKQVLGNNKKGFKQKKISQEVFMKRLKTLLDNDSDDSRG, from the exons ATGATTTTATTCGTAAG CGATTCCGACGTCATGGAGTTAAACGATGGGTTAGATCAACTCGTTCTCAATGAACAACAACAAAGTCAGGCATCGAGTTCGGTTTCGGAAGAATCCTCATCAAAATCGCTTGAAATGGATCAAGTGAAAATACGCCGATCTACGaggattataaataaaagtatcccAATTccgaaaattgaaattaagacGGTCGTGAAAAGTCAGTGGAAAACTACAAATACAGAACAAGAACTGGCTAAGATTTATTTAGAAGGTAAAGGGGTGGCGAAAAAGAAAACGGCTTCGTTGGAGACGATATTTGAAGAACCAAAGATTGTAAATAATAGTCCACAGTATACGAGCGGGAAGAAATTTAGACGTATGATTAGTTTTCATGAAAGTGGAAGTGTTATAGCTCAACATCGTGTTAAAAAGAGGCACATGAAAGCTAAGCAGGTTTTAGGGAATAATAAGAAAGGTTttaaacaaaagaaaatatctcAGGAAGTGTTTATGAAAAGATTGAAAACTTTATTAGACAACGATTCAGATGATTCACGAGGTTAA
- the LOC111414312 gene encoding uncharacterized protein encodes MFKKIITICLCLIIFDFTRAIVKTCYHCNSIDDPEKCNPLNTSSIKPTECSSLEYPKNNNEANEKFVCVDYFFKNDTTTPQNIVSVTSRTCLKVANNDNKPCDEVNKDLMSKYATLIKCNSCETDNCNANKYSSGILHKASTILIGVLMFFVSLQ; translated from the exons actTCACTCGAGCAATTGTTAAAACATGTTACCATTGTAACAGTATCGACGATCCGGAAAAGTGCAATCCATTGAATACATCAAGTATAAAACCAACGGAATGTAGTTCGTTGGAATacccaaaaaataacaatgaaGCCAACGAAAAGTTCGTTTGTGTTGACtacttctttaaaaatg ATACTACAACACCACAGAATATAGTTTCTGTTACTTCAAGAACGTGTCTAAAAGTGGCCAACAACGACAATAAACCGTGCGATGAAGTAAACAAAGATTTAATGAGCAAATACGCGACCCTTATTAAATGTAATTCATGTGAAACTGATAACTGTAATGCGAACAAGTATTCATCCGGAATTTTACACAAAGCTTCTACAATTTTGATTGGAGTTCTTATGTTCTTCGTTTCTTTACAATaa
- the LOC111417253 gene encoding CD63 antigen, producing MNESLPWSGKCVKYLLFSFNLIFFVIGIILISVGVSVKAYYHQYELFLDNQFFSAPNLLIAIGVIIFLIAFFGCCGAIKENYCMIITFSTLMILVFVLQLAAGIAGYALRNSTHSYLEQKLNDSLLSYGGENMENLNTIWDFMQRTFKCCGVNEPGDWSQNQNFNKTIIEVPIPISCCDNKPGAVDEITCRIGEADDMLYTHGCLEGFGDFIRDHAKTIGAVGIGFAFVQLIGIIFACHLSRQLKYNYDNM from the exons atgaatgagTCTTTACCTTGGAGTGGAAAATGCGTTaaatatttgttgttttcgtttaatttgatatttttt GTAAttggaataattttaatttcggtTGGAGTCAGTGTAAAAGCTTATTATCATCAATATGAATTGTTTTTAGACAATCAATTCTTTTCCGCCCCAAATCTACTAATAGCAATCGGtgtaataatctttttaatcgCTTTCTTTGGTTGTTGTGGggctattaaagaaaattattgtatgATAATCACC ttTTCCACTTTGATGATTTTGGTTTTCGTTTTACAATTAGCTGCTGGAATTGCTGGTTATGCTTTAAGAAACTCCACCCATTCgtatttagaacaaaaattaaacgattcTTTGCTTAGTTATGGAGgtgaaaatatggaaaatctTAATACTATTTGGGATTTTATGCAGAGAACt TTTAAATGTTGTGGAGTAAATGAACCTGGAGATTGGAGTCAAAACCagaatttcaataaaacaataatcgAAGTTCCAATTCCGATCTCTTGTTGTGATAATAAACCTGGAGCTGTTGATGAAATTACTTGTAGAATAGGTGAAGCTGATGATATGCTTTATACTCATGGATGTTTAGAAGGATTTGGTGATTTTATAAGGGATCATGCAAAAACAATTGGAGCAGTTGGAATTGGGTTTGCTTTCGTGCAG cTGATTGGAATTATCTTTGCTTGCCATTTATCCAGGCAACTTAAATATAACTACGATAACATGTAA